The genomic DNA CCCGCCACCTCAACTTCCTCGCCGAGTGGCTCGACGCGGGCCTGCTCACGGACGCCTTCGCCTATGAGCTGATGAACGTGGGAGGCTCCCACGTGCCACGGGCGCGCTACGTCACCCTCACGGTGAACGGCAGGTTCGAGGGCATCTTCATGCTGGTGGAGCAGGTCGACACATCCTTCCTGAAGGCGCACGACCTGTCCTCCGACTCGAGCATCTACCGGTGCGGCGGCAGGGACTGCGAGCTGAAGATCACCCCGAAGGCGCACTACCAGGCCCCCTGGGAGAAGAAGACCCAGGAGGAGCAGCCCTGGGATGACCTGAATGAGTTCCTCTGGAAGATCTCTCGCACCCCCGAGCACGAGTTCGAGGCTTTCCTCCGCCAGAACCTCGATCTGGAAGCGTACCTGCGCTACCTGGCCGTTGGCGCGCTGATCAGCATCAGCGGGATCGACGACTCGGGCAGCTACCTGGTGCGCGATCCGGAGCAGGGCCGGTGGCTCTACGTACCCTGGGATCTGAACAACAGCATGTTGCTGTACTACCACTACGAGCCGGTCGGCACGGACCCGAACGTGAAGCTGCCCCTGCCCGCCTTCACCGCCTACGACACGCGGCAGGAGCGCATCTACCAGTACAAGGAGGAGAAGTACGGGGGGGCGCACCTGCCCTTCAGCGCCCTGAACCAGCGCATCTGGGATCGTCCCGCCCTGCGCGAGCAGGTGCTCGATCACATCGAAACGCTGATGGCCACCGTCTTCACCGAGGAGGCCACGACCCAGCGCATCGATGGCGAGCACGCGCTCATCCGCGACCTGCTGCCGAGGGATCCCTATGTCGTGCTCCCGGCGGCGCGGTATGCCCCTGAGTTCCTCAAGCGGTACGTCACGCGCCGGCGAGCCTTCATCCAGCAGCAGCTCCCCCTGGAGCGTCACCGAGGCGAGGGCGGAGTGGTCATCAACGGCTTTGGCATCCTTCCGGGCTCGGCGGTCGACGCCCAGGGCCGCGCGGCGGGCTACATTGAGCTCTACAATCGCGAGGACACACCCGTGACGGTGGGGGGGATGACCTTCACCGATGACCTGAGCCGCCAGTTCAAGCACCGGCTGCCCAAGAGCCTGGTGGTGCCAGCGCATGGGACGCTGCGCCTGGTGGCGGACGGCAACGCCAAGGCGGGACCGGAGCATCTGCCCTTCAAGCTCCCCACCCAAGGAGGGGAGCTGGGGCTCTTCGACGGTCAGCGGATGACAGGAGTGGTGGACCTCACCTTCCATGCGCCGCTGGCACCGGGCCAAGCCTATGGGCGCCTGCCGGATGGGGCGGAGGACTGGGGCTGGCGCCAGGCACGGTGAAGTGGAGTGGGCCGCAACGCCCGGGCGCGCGACTGGGTGGCCCTCAGGGCGTGAAGATGGACGCGGTGCTCTGGTAGTCGAACACCGCGCCGAACACGAGCACCTGGCCCGACTGCAGCAGGGCGGCGGTGTTGTCCTTGGCCGTGTTCGGGGCGATGCCGACCACGGTCCAGGTGTTGGTGTACGGGTCGTACACCTCGCTCTGGGCGACGCCGCCGCCCGTGACGAGCACCTGACCCGAGTAGAGCAGCGTGGCCGTGTGGCCCAGACGCGGGTGGTTCATGGGAGCGGCGGCCGTCCACTGGTCGTTGTAGGGGTCATACAGGTCCACCGTGGGGCCGCCGACCACCAGCACCGTGCCGGAGTAGAGCCGCGTCGCGGTGACGTTGTCGCCGGTGCTGTAGCCAGAACGGGAGGTGGGAATGGAGGCCACCGCCCGCCAGCTGTTGGTGTCGGGGTTGTACACGGCCACCCGCTGGGTGTTGCCGCTCACCAGGAGCACCTCGCCCGAGTACAGCAGCACCGGGGTGGACAACCTGGTGTCGTGTCCGATGTTCCCAGCGAAGCTGAACCCGCCCGTGGCCGGATCGTACAGCTCCGCGCTCGTGGCGTTCTCATGGACGTCATAGCCATACTCGTGCCGCCGGATGACCTCGCCCCCCGTCACCAGCACCTTGCCGGACTGGAGCAGCGTGGCGCGGTGCTCCCAACGGCGCATGCTCATGTTGCCCACCCCGGACCAGGTGCCCGTGTCGGGGTCATACACCTCCGCGCTGGACACCATGCCTTGGTCGTTGTTGCCTCCGACCATCAGCACCTTGCCCGAGGCGAGCTTCACGGCGGCGCCCCGGGCGCGCATCCCGGTCGTGCCGCCCGTGGACTGCCAGGTGTTGGTGAAGGGGTCATACAGCTCCGACGTGGTGGTGAAGTAGGACGAGCCGCGCGTGTGGCCGCCCGCGAAGAGCACCAGCCCCGAGTTGAGCGCGATGGGCGGCGTCGAGGCGCGCTCCACCTGCATGGGCGCGGTCGTGCTCCAGGGGCTCGTGGTCTCGGCCTGGGACAGCGTCGCGAGCGGGGCGTGCGCGCCCATCTCCTCCCGGGCGGGGCCAGCCTCTCCACAACCCAGCAGCGAGGCGGCTCCCCACATCAGACACGACCATTGCAAGACATTCTTCATGAGGCCTCTCAAGAAATGACAATCGGGGAGAGAAAGCTTGTCATCACCGAGGGTGATGATGGCACGGGTGTAATATTCCTATGTGCACCAAAAATCAAGGACGATCCGGGAAATTCCGGTTGGCGCATCGCGTTGCCCTGGAGCGTCTGGAGTCAGCCTTCCCAGGCTCTTGGAACGGCGAAGCCTCCTCGGTATTCAATTCAGGTGCTGGACGTGGCGCGTGATGCCGGCGGACGGCGGGTGGCCCTGCTCGGCCAGGGCTACATCCCCGCGCAGGACTTCCATGTGCTCTCGCCGGGAGGGGACACGGCGCCGTGGTTCTCCCTCGACGGAGACACGGTGGACACGCCTGGTAGGCGACGGCGCCCTAGAATAATCGCGCATACGCTTCGTCCTACCCGCGTCTCACTTGCGAGGAGGTTGCCTTCATGCGCGTTCTTGGAATAAGTGCCGTTGGAATCGTCACGTTGCTCAGTTCACCCGCCTGGGCCGATCTGCCCGTTGTCCAGGAGGCGCACGCG from Melittangium boletus DSM 14713 includes the following:
- a CDS encoding CotH kinase family protein, with product MRVIPWTVVVVCLLGACTPTGSTSREPEAPPPAPASPSAPEPSGPEQEIPPPPPWTPAWTELQSQVENFELTFDETTWQLINEPSTSEDYAPGRFKARGVEYEVGMRLRGDQAFFHPKKSWKVELPEGQELDGARHLNFLAEWLDAGLLTDAFAYELMNVGGSHVPRARYVTLTVNGRFEGIFMLVEQVDTSFLKAHDLSSDSSIYRCGGRDCELKITPKAHYQAPWEKKTQEEQPWDDLNEFLWKISRTPEHEFEAFLRQNLDLEAYLRYLAVGALISISGIDDSGSYLVRDPEQGRWLYVPWDLNNSMLLYYHYEPVGTDPNVKLPLPAFTAYDTRQERIYQYKEEKYGGAHLPFSALNQRIWDRPALREQVLDHIETLMATVFTEEATTQRIDGEHALIRDLLPRDPYVVLPAARYAPEFLKRYVTRRRAFIQQQLPLERHRGEGGVVINGFGILPGSAVDAQGRAAGYIELYNREDTPVTVGGMTFTDDLSRQFKHRLPKSLVVPAHGTLRLVADGNAKAGPEHLPFKLPTQGGELGLFDGQRMTGVVDLTFHAPLAPGQAYGRLPDGAEDWGWRQAR
- a CDS encoding Kelch repeat-containing protein, whose product is MKNVLQWSCLMWGAASLLGCGEAGPAREEMGAHAPLATLSQAETTSPWSTTAPMQVERASTPPIALNSGLVLFAGGHTRGSSYFTTTSELYDPFTNTWQSTGGTTGMRARGAAVKLASGKVLMVGGNNDQGMVSSAEVYDPDTGTWSGVGNMSMRRWEHRATLLQSGKVLVTGGEVIRRHEYGYDVHENATSAELYDPATGGFSFAGNIGHDTRLSTPVLLYSGEVLLVSGNTQRVAVYNPDTNSWRAVASIPTSRSGYSTGDNVTATRLYSGTVLVVGGPTVDLYDPYNDQWTAAAPMNHPRLGHTATLLYSGQVLVTGGGVAQSEVYDPYTNTWTVVGIAPNTAKDNTAALLQSGQVLVFGAVFDYQSTASIFTP
- a CDS encoding DUF4846 domain-containing protein, whose product is MTIGERKLVITEGDDGTGVIFLCAPKIKDDPGNSGWRIALPWSVWSQPSQALGTAKPPRYSIQVLDVARDAGGRRVALLGQGYIPAQDFHVLSPGGDTAPWFSLDGDTVDTPGRRRRPRIIAHTLRPTRVSLARRLPSCAFLE